Proteins from a genomic interval of Candidatus Rubidus massiliensis:
- the cyoC gene encoding Cytochrome o ubiquinol oxidase subunit 3, whose amino-acid sequence MTTNPLSLEDINHSDYHHDNYSKTLFGFWLYLMTDCIVFSIFFATYAVLHNGTWDGPKAADIFDLNYALIQTIILLTSSLTCGLSMLALHRFAKSTSIIFLVFTFLFGVAFLGMELFEFHHLVKMGYSWERSAFLSSFFSLVGCHGLHITCGLFWIIAMIFQLVYKGITENTLRRMMCFGMFWHFLDLVWIFIFTFVYLVGVANGK is encoded by the coding sequence ATGACAACAAACCCTCTTTCTTTAGAAGACATCAATCACTCTGATTATCATCATGACAATTATTCCAAAACCTTATTTGGATTTTGGTTATATTTAATGACAGACTGCATTGTTTTTTCAATTTTTTTTGCCACATATGCAGTTTTACATAATGGCACATGGGATGGACCAAAAGCCGCCGATATTTTTGATTTAAACTACGCTTTAATTCAAACAATTATACTTTTAACAAGTAGCTTAACTTGTGGTTTAAGTATGCTTGCCTTACATAGATTTGCTAAATCTACTAGTATTATTTTTTTGGTTTTTACCTTTCTTTTTGGAGTTGCCTTTTTAGGAATGGAATTATTTGAATTTCATCATCTGGTAAAAATGGGATATAGTTGGGAAAGAAGCGCTTTCTTATCTTCTTTTTTTTCATTAGTAGGATGTCACGGTTTACACATAACTTGTGGATTATTTTGGATTATCGCCATGATCTTTCAATTAGTTTACAAAGGAATAACTGAAAACACACTTAGACGAATGATGTGTTTTGGTATGTTTTGGCATTTCCTTGATTTAGTTTGGATATTCATTTTTACATTTGTCTATTTAGTAGGAGTTGCAAATGGAAAATAA
- the cyoD gene encoding Cytochrome o ubiquinol oxidase protein CyoD codes for MENKRHVKDQHLHQESTLRAYIIGFILSLLLTLASYYLVTEKLLNGWTLIHVLIGLSCIQAFIQLVCFLHLGLESQPSWNLLSFLFMLLVLVILVFGSLWIMHNLNERVMPTEHTEHSHA; via the coding sequence ATGGAAAATAAACGCCATGTTAAAGATCAACATTTACACCAAGAAAGTACTTTAAGAGCATACATAATAGGTTTTATCCTTTCCTTGCTTTTAACACTTGCTTCTTACTATTTAGTAACTGAAAAACTTTTAAATGGATGGACATTAATTCATGTACTTATTGGTTTGAGTTGTATCCAAGCTTTCATTCAATTAGTTTGCTTTTTACATCTAGGACTTGAATCACAACCCTCTTGGAACCTCTTAAGTTTTCTTTTTATGTTATTGGTACTTGTCATCTTAGTCTTTGGATCTCTTTGGATCATGCATAATTTAAATGAACGTGTCATGCCAACAGAACATACGGAGCACTCTCATGCTTAA
- the cyoE gene encoding Protoheme IX farnesyltransferase, with the protein MLKTYYMLTKPGIILGNVITTAGGFALASHGFINWVLFLETMLGLALVIASAGVFNSYFDRKIDAKMERTKNRPFARNVVNSKIALLFGTILGFLGLGLLFYFTNILTVLVALFGLLVYLVLYGTMKYKSLYGTIIGSIAGAVPPVVGYCAVSNQLDFAALILFMIMVLWQMPHFFAIAVYRINDYAAASIPVLPLTKGIETTKWQSLLYILAFMFTSLMLTFFGYTGIIYAATVIFLSLGWLVLLAKGFKIKNDQVWAKQMFVYSLIVIMGLYVVIPFDLLQTN; encoded by the coding sequence ATGCTTAAAACATACTATATGCTTACAAAGCCTGGTATAATACTTGGTAATGTCATTACAACAGCAGGTGGATTTGCCTTAGCTTCCCATGGTTTCATCAACTGGGTATTGTTTTTAGAAACTATGCTGGGTTTAGCTTTAGTCATAGCTTCTGCGGGTGTATTTAATAGTTATTTTGATAGAAAAATTGATGCTAAAATGGAAAGAACTAAAAACCGTCCTTTTGCGCGCAATGTTGTCAATTCTAAAATAGCGTTACTATTTGGAACAATCCTTGGTTTTTTAGGACTTGGTTTGCTTTTTTATTTTACCAATATCTTAACAGTCTTAGTCGCATTATTCGGCTTGTTGGTTTATTTAGTTCTTTATGGAACAATGAAATATAAATCTCTTTACGGAACAATTATTGGAAGTATAGCCGGCGCTGTACCACCAGTCGTTGGATATTGTGCCGTAAGCAATCAATTAGATTTTGCAGCTCTTATACTTTTTATGATTATGGTTTTATGGCAAATGCCTCATTTTTTTGCTATTGCTGTCTATAGAATTAATGATTATGCAGCGGCTTCCATCCCTGTTTTACCGTTAACAAAAGGTATAGAAACAACTAAATGGCAAAGTCTTTTATATATTTTAGCTTTTATGTTTACATCTCTAATGCTAACCTTTTTTGGCTACACAGGTATTATTTATGCAGCCACAGTAATCTTTTTAAGTCTCGGTTGGTTAGTTTTATTAGCTAAAGGCTTTAAAATAAAAAATGATCAAGTCTGGGCTAAACAAATGTTTGTCTATTCTTTAATTGTAATTATGGGACTATATGTAGTGATCCCTTTTGATCTTTTGCAAACAAATTGA
- the bcr_1 gene encoding Sulfonamide resistance protein encodes MSKRSVSHLIIILAPFVFSFAFGLDIYIPIVPKMSEIFETSVSMVHLTLSLFLLMTGAGQLLIGPMSDLWGRKRIFYASSTCYALGSLACAYSPTIYIFIFARLISALGSCGMLVTAFALVRDLFSEEESSKMYSFLNGAVGVSPTLAPIIGGYLASYFGWRSIFYFLFFIGASGLLITFFFIQETLPKEKRVPINKEIFQRYKNIYIHPLFFCFSMLAGIAEAVFFCFFSISPFIIIEILGIPTHQFGFYFAAFGSVIAFGGFASGKVVERLGTKTTIIIGIFLMFLGGFGMISWYYLYDLTLAGFLTPMVIACIGAMFLVGASAGEALEPFPETAGTAAAAFGSVEFGFSSLIGALLMQFSNTNTVPYGICILLLAVGASSFFLYALKIKKSLASIDLTLSTKKP; translated from the coding sequence ATGTCAAAACGCTCTGTCTCCCATTTAATAATAATTCTCGCCCCGTTTGTCTTCAGTTTTGCCTTTGGACTTGATATTTACATACCAATTGTACCGAAAATGAGTGAGATTTTTGAAACATCCGTTTCTATGGTGCACTTGACTTTGAGCTTATTTTTGCTTATGACTGGAGCTGGACAACTATTAATCGGTCCAATGTCAGATTTATGGGGAAGAAAACGGATATTTTATGCGTCTTCGACGTGTTATGCTTTAGGTTCTTTAGCTTGCGCTTATTCACCAACTATTTATATTTTTATTTTTGCAAGATTAATTTCAGCTCTTGGTTCTTGTGGGATGTTGGTGACAGCTTTCGCTCTAGTTAGGGACTTATTTTCAGAAGAAGAAAGCTCTAAAATGTATAGTTTTTTAAATGGGGCTGTTGGTGTATCTCCAACCCTTGCACCAATCATTGGAGGATATCTGGCCTCTTATTTTGGTTGGCGTAGTATTTTTTATTTTTTATTTTTTATCGGGGCATCGGGACTTTTAATTACATTCTTTTTTATTCAAGAAACTTTACCTAAAGAAAAACGTGTTCCTATAAATAAAGAAATTTTTCAAAGATATAAGAACATTTACATCCATCCTTTATTTTTTTGCTTCTCCATGCTTGCCGGAATAGCTGAAGCTGTCTTCTTTTGTTTTTTTTCAATCTCTCCTTTTATCATTATCGAAATATTAGGAATTCCCACGCATCAATTTGGATTTTATTTTGCAGCCTTTGGTTCAGTGATTGCTTTTGGAGGATTTGCAAGTGGAAAAGTCGTTGAACGACTAGGAACTAAAACTACCATTATAATTGGTATTTTTTTAATGTTTTTAGGCGGCTTTGGTATGATTAGTTGGTACTATTTATATGATTTAACACTTGCTGGGTTTTTAACACCTATGGTTATAGCATGTATTGGTGCTATGTTTTTAGTCGGAGCGTCTGCTGGTGAAGCTTTAGAGCCCTTTCCTGAAACTGCAGGAACTGCCGCTGCGGCTTTTGGTTCCGTAGAATTTGGTTTTTCTTCATTAATTGGTGCCTTGTTGATGCAGTTTTCCAATACTAATACAGTGCCTTATGGGATTTGTATTTTGCTTTTAGCAGTAGGTGCAAGCAGCTTTTTTCTGTATGCTTTAAAAATTAAGAAAAGTCTGGCTAGTATTGATTTAACTCTTTCCACCAAAAAACCATAG
- the bpoC gene encoding Putative non-heme bromoperoxidase BpoC codes for MSVVIPVNGLNIWVETFGKPTDAPLLLIMGGGCHGTMWPDEFCDLLVKKNFYVIRFDHRDVGLSTIINYNLHPYDLIDMAKDVIGILDYFKIEKANVFAVSMGGLISQILAALFPGRVSSLTLMATSSDFSPLIDTVEGKETKSRLSKPLNSYVDWLRSILISPPQTDFEKIQRHLDGWRVLNGNVVAFDEKLYKEMLITQLSRTKTVNSFIHHAQAIKATLAKIPGIHESIIAKTTIIHGTEDPIFPQDHGKKLADSIPNANYYLINGMGHNINTNFYNNLIVTIQKMAS; via the coding sequence TTTTATTAATAATGGGAGGAGGTTGTCATGGAACTATGTGGCCAGATGAATTTTGTGATTTATTAGTTAAAAAAAACTTTTATGTAATTCGCTTTGATCATCGCGATGTGGGATTATCAACAATCATCAATTATAATTTACACCCTTACGATTTAATTGATATGGCTAAAGATGTAATTGGTATTTTGGATTATTTTAAGATCGAAAAAGCAAATGTTTTTGCAGTATCTATGGGAGGGTTAATTTCTCAAATTTTAGCGGCCTTATTCCCAGGCCGAGTGTCTTCATTGACACTAATGGCTACTTCCTCAGACTTTTCACCATTAATAGACACCGTAGAAGGCAAAGAAACCAAATCAAGATTATCTAAGCCTTTAAATAGTTATGTTGATTGGTTAAGATCAATCTTAATCTCCCCACCTCAGACCGATTTTGAAAAAATACAACGTCATTTAGATGGATGGAGGGTATTAAATGGTAATGTAGTTGCATTTGACGAAAAGTTGTATAAAGAAATGTTAATCACTCAATTAAGTCGAACTAAAACAGTAAATAGTTTTATTCATCATGCGCAAGCCATCAAAGCTACCCTTGCCAAAATTCCAGGCATTCATGAGAGTATAATTGCCAAGACGACCATTATTCACGGAACTGAAGATCCTATCTTTCCTCAAGATCATGGAAAAAAGTTAGCAGATAGTATCCCTAATGCCAATTATTATTTAATCAATGGTATGGGGCATAATATTAATACCAATTTTTATAATAATTTAATTGTCACTATACAAAAGATGGCTTCGTAA